The Paenibacillus sp. YPG26 genome includes a window with the following:
- a CDS encoding TetR/AcrR family transcriptional regulator translates to MPKIVDHDKQRQRVADAAIQVIRRSGLEQASVRNIAAEAGLSVGSMRHYFSTQAELFAFCMNIFRERIEKRIERMTFNGPITQELKQLILQFLPLDDERTIEMEVWFSFNAKALIHPELRTLSNEMHDGLYRTSKFVIDTLVERGLASSNLEPEIETEKLYALIDGLAIHQIMQPGRLEAKRIEFMIDDHLSMLCRNE, encoded by the coding sequence ATGCCAAAAATTGTAGATCATGATAAACAAAGACAACGGGTTGCCGATGCGGCAATTCAGGTTATTCGGAGGTCCGGATTAGAGCAAGCGAGTGTGCGCAACATCGCGGCGGAAGCAGGCTTATCCGTTGGGTCAATGAGACATTATTTCTCTACTCAGGCAGAGCTTTTTGCCTTCTGTATGAACATTTTTCGTGAACGGATCGAGAAGCGCATTGAGCGGATGACATTTAACGGGCCCATAACTCAGGAATTGAAGCAGCTCATTTTGCAATTTCTACCCCTTGATGATGAGAGAACGATAGAAATGGAGGTTTGGTTCTCGTTTAACGCGAAGGCCTTGATTCACCCAGAACTCAGAACATTAAGCAATGAAATGCATGATGGCCTGTACAGGACATCTAAATTTGTCATTGATACCTTAGTAGAACGCGGGCTCGCCAGCTCTAATCTGGAGCCTGAGATTGAGACCGAGAAGCTGTATGCTTTGATTGATGGACTGGCAATTCATCAGATCATGCAGCCAGGCAGGCTGGAAGCGAAGCGAATAGAGTTCATGATTGATGACCATCTGAGTATGCTGTGCAGAAATGAATGA
- a CDS encoding alpha/beta hydrolase: MSAVLLLLVSSGFGYEWYASRQAKADYPPPGRLIDAGGYKLHINKIGSGSPTILLEAASGETSLSWKDIPKELAKSATVVSYDRGGFAWSEQATTPRTGPNIVRELHTALKNEGIQGPYLLVGHSLGGVYSRLFAQTYTEEVAGLVLVDAKPEDDDTRTAPILAEEHFQKPTPSAFVSKLLKQSGIMRIFQDSLLEGLVKESDRPEFINVIAQPKYFDAVEEEGESVPQLANLVRGHQLGALPIRVIARGLIPPENARSGLSAEAGKRIEEIWQEGQREMLRLSTDSKLIIARNSGHYIIHDEPGLVIKVIQDLIQEIAERTPNRP; encoded by the coding sequence TTGTCTGCTGTCCTGCTACTGCTGGTCAGCTCCGGATTCGGATATGAGTGGTATGCATCAAGGCAAGCGAAGGCGGATTATCCACCGCCCGGAAGGCTGATAGATGCGGGAGGCTACAAGCTGCATATCAACAAAATCGGCAGTGGATCCCCCACCATTCTCCTTGAGGCTGCGTCTGGAGAGACAAGTCTCTCCTGGAAGGACATCCCGAAGGAGCTGGCCAAATCTGCCACAGTGGTCAGCTATGACCGGGGAGGCTTCGCTTGGAGTGAGCAAGCAACGACACCGCGAACGGGGCCCAATATTGTCCGCGAGCTGCATACTGCGCTGAAGAATGAGGGTATTCAGGGGCCCTATCTGCTTGTGGGTCATTCTCTTGGAGGGGTGTATTCCAGGCTGTTCGCACAGACCTATACGGAAGAGGTTGCCGGTCTGGTACTTGTTGATGCCAAGCCTGAAGATGATGATACAAGAACCGCTCCCATCTTGGCCGAGGAACATTTTCAGAAGCCTACCCCTTCTGCCTTTGTCTCTAAGCTATTGAAGCAGTCTGGAATTATGCGCATCTTCCAGGACAGTCTGTTAGAGGGCCTTGTTAAGGAGAGTGACCGCCCTGAATTCATCAATGTCATTGCCCAGCCCAAATACTTCGATGCTGTTGAGGAAGAGGGGGAATCCGTACCTCAATTAGCTAACCTGGTGCGCGGGCATCAATTAGGCGCTCTACCCATACGGGTTATTGCCCGTGGACTTATTCCGCCTGAGAATGCCCGATCCGGACTCTCTGCAGAAGCCGGTAAGCGTATTGAAGAAATTTGGCAAGAAGGCCAAAGGGAGATGCTGAGGCTATCTACAGACAGCAAGTTAATCATTGCCAGGAACAGTGGGCATTACATCATTCATGATGAACCTGGACTCGTCATTAAGGTTATTCAGGATTTGATACAAGAAATCGCTGAGCGGACACCAAACAGACCTTAG
- a CDS encoding DNA alkylation repair protein, whose translation MDALKDLYSRDFFDQFVCIVKEAYSLFDEQTFLNLIYDDAWEDRELKQRIRHIAATLTRTLPDRYGDAIGILTEIAPKCKGFEYLFFPDFVELNGLEHYDISIRALEHFTSSSSSEFAVRPFIIQDPERMMQQMLKWSSSDSEHVRRLASEGCRPRLPWGISLTLFKQDPQPILPILEALKEDTSEYVRKSVANNLNDISKDHPELVLDIAKEWNGHNPNTDWIVRHGLRTLIKRGNPQALALFGLGDCSALEVQVLTVINPSVIVGDYLHFSFDILNQSDEPRKVRIEYEIGYMRSNGQLSLKRFKLSERLYNPGVTTIVKKQSFKPITTRKYYPGMHRLGIIVNGQEMATVPFELMDRP comes from the coding sequence ATGGATGCACTGAAGGACTTGTATTCAAGAGATTTCTTTGATCAATTCGTATGTATTGTAAAGGAAGCCTATTCGTTGTTCGATGAACAGACCTTCCTTAACCTCATCTATGATGACGCTTGGGAAGACCGGGAGCTTAAGCAGCGGATCCGTCACATAGCAGCCACGTTGACGCGAACTCTGCCGGATCGTTATGGGGATGCGATTGGCATTCTGACCGAGATTGCGCCGAAGTGCAAGGGGTTTGAATATTTATTCTTCCCGGATTTTGTTGAGTTGAATGGTCTTGAGCATTACGATATCTCAATTCGCGCTCTGGAGCATTTCACATCCTCTTCCAGCTCGGAATTCGCGGTGAGACCGTTCATCATTCAAGACCCTGAGCGGATGATGCAGCAAATGCTGAAATGGTCTTCGAGTGACAGTGAGCATGTCCGCAGGCTTGCTTCAGAAGGATGCAGACCGAGGTTGCCTTGGGGCATCAGCTTGACCTTATTCAAGCAAGATCCTCAGCCCATTCTGCCGATCCTTGAAGCATTGAAGGAGGATACTTCCGAATATGTCCGCAAGAGTGTGGCGAATAATCTCAATGACATTTCGAAGGATCATCCAGAGCTTGTACTTGATATTGCAAAAGAGTGGAACGGACACAACCCGAATACAGACTGGATTGTCAGGCACGGCTTGCGGACTCTGATCAAGAGAGGTAACCCGCAGGCACTTGCACTGTTCGGCTTGGGAGATTGTTCAGCCCTGGAGGTTCAAGTACTCACCGTGATTAATCCAAGCGTTATCGTCGGCGATTACCTGCACTTCTCCTTCGATATTCTCAACCAGTCGGACGAGCCTAGGAAGGTACGCATCGAATATGAGATCGGATACATGAGAAGCAATGGACAGCTGTCATTGAAGCGGTTCAAGCTGTCCGAGAGGTTGTATAACCCGGGTGTCACTACTATAGTGAAAAAGCAATCCTTCAAGCCGATTACCACGCGCAAGTACTACCCGGGAATGCATCGGCTGGGTATTATTGTGAACGGACAGGAAATGGCGACCGTTCCATTTGAGCTTATGGACAGACCTTAG
- a CDS encoding class I SAM-dependent methyltransferase, with product MDQAKFEEARKAEETYHSKLYNEKEILEPGTWMSEPIPLVMELLDRLMRHTKKLNIMDLGSGAGRNTIPVALKLKGSGSRVAGIDLLDEAVDKLRENATQYDVEELVDARKGDAEHTDFGNEEYDYIIACGCLEHVSSEEALIQVLERMKQGTRLGGIHCIGMNTNVQEVEMNSGKELETLIELNLSSTRAVQILEQVYDGWNVLEQTSVLQSIEEDKYEEPTEFRAQSISFAVQRIK from the coding sequence ATGGACCAGGCTAAATTCGAGGAAGCCCGCAAGGCTGAAGAGACTTATCATAGCAAGTTGTACAACGAGAAGGAAATTCTGGAACCAGGAACCTGGATGTCGGAGCCCATTCCCTTAGTTATGGAACTGCTGGATCGCCTGATGAGACATACGAAGAAGCTTAATATTATGGATCTCGGCAGCGGTGCTGGCCGGAATACGATTCCAGTAGCCCTTAAGCTTAAGGGATCCGGAAGCAGAGTGGCAGGTATCGATCTGCTTGACGAGGCTGTGGATAAGCTTCGAGAGAACGCGACACAGTATGACGTTGAGGAGCTTGTTGATGCGAGGAAGGGCGATGCCGAGCATACCGATTTTGGTAATGAAGAATATGACTATATAATTGCTTGCGGCTGTCTGGAGCATGTCTCTTCTGAAGAAGCCCTCATCCAGGTTCTGGAGCGGATGAAGCAGGGGACACGTCTTGGCGGAATCCACTGTATCGGGATGAATACCAATGTACAGGAGGTTGAGATGAACTCGGGCAAAGAGCTTGAGACACTGATAGAGCTCAATTTGTCATCAACCCGAGCAGTTCAGATCCTTGAACAGGTGTATGATGGCTGGAATGTGCTGGAGCAGACGTCCGTTCTGCAGTCAATAGAAGAGGACAAGTATGAGGAGCCTACGGAGTTTCGGGCACAGTCTATTTCTTTTGCTGTCCAGAGAATTAAGTAG
- a CDS encoding DUF2188 domain-containing protein gives MSKTNEFIHTTPNPDGGWDNQQDGNKINHHRTTAAAEDQGREEAKKEETEHKIHNKDGKISESNSYGNDPFPPRG, from the coding sequence ATGTCGAAAACAAACGAATTTATTCATACTACGCCTAATCCGGATGGCGGTTGGGATAACCAGCAGGACGGGAACAAGATTAATCACCATAGAACCACGGCTGCTGCTGAAGACCAGGGCCGGGAAGAAGCGAAGAAGGAAGAGACGGAACATAAGATACACAACAAGGACGGCAAGATCTCCGAATCCAACAGCTATGGGAATGATCCGTTTCCCCCGCGGGGTTGA
- the ligD gene encoding non-homologous end-joining DNA ligase, producing MSSGNTAIFEVEGYELELSHPDKMLWPELGINKAMYLQKLIMLAPYLLPYCENRYLTTIRYPNGVGGKSFYQKNAPNPLPEFVHTAVRDGVNYINLNSLPTLLWLGNLAALEFHPSFEYIGGVEPAEWVLDIDPSEELAPRVMEAAALIGEALESMDIESVPKTSGATGVQIIIPVKRGYTFGELRKVGRFLAKFLTEKYPDLFTIERMIKERRNKIYIDYVQHAAGKSLSAPYTPRAGVHAAVSTPLLWEEVRAGVDPKDFNLLNTEDRLNKYGDLIAKTPQQSLDAVLAFVK from the coding sequence ATGAGCAGCGGGAACACAGCAATCTTCGAGGTGGAAGGATACGAGCTGGAGCTGTCACACCCGGATAAGATGCTCTGGCCGGAGCTTGGCATTAACAAAGCTATGTATTTGCAAAAGCTGATTATGCTGGCGCCCTATCTCCTACCTTACTGCGAGAACAGGTATCTTACTACCATCCGGTATCCGAATGGGGTGGGAGGCAAGTCCTTTTACCAGAAAAATGCTCCCAATCCGCTTCCAGAATTCGTTCATACCGCTGTAAGAGACGGCGTGAACTATATTAATCTGAATTCTCTTCCAACGTTGTTGTGGCTTGGCAATTTGGCTGCACTTGAATTTCATCCATCCTTCGAGTATATCGGGGGCGTGGAGCCTGCGGAATGGGTACTTGATATCGATCCAAGTGAAGAGCTGGCGCCAAGAGTGATGGAAGCCGCAGCATTAATCGGTGAGGCGCTGGAGTCGATGGATATTGAGTCTGTGCCCAAGACCAGCGGAGCTACAGGAGTACAGATTATCATTCCCGTGAAGCGGGGTTATACGTTTGGTGAGCTGCGCAAGGTGGGGCGATTTCTCGCGAAATTCCTAACAGAGAAGTATCCTGATCTGTTCACCATTGAGAGGATGATCAAGGAGCGGCGGAACAAAATCTACATTGATTATGTTCAGCATGCCGCAGGCAAGAGCTTGTCAGCGCCTTATACGCCGAGAGCCGGGGTGCATGCTGCCGTGTCCACCCCTTTACTTTGGGAGGAGGTTCGGGCAGGTGTGGACCCTAAGGACTTTAACCTTCTGAATACGGAAGATCGTCTGAACAAATACGGCGATCTGATAGCCAAGACACCACAGCAGTCGCTGGATGCTGTGCTCGCTTTTGTGAAATAG
- a CDS encoding DNA ligase — translation MSPILTDEHPYGEEWVYQLKWDGFRIIAWVHEGTVELYSKKMLLRNNSYPDLVQALSQYSGTFLLDGEAVILDGATGQPNFQLMQQRDKLTDASLISRAATRNPVQYIMFDLLRLGDLDLRGLAYEERRAQLQRLTEAWEPPLYLADEFEDGDAIWSWVVQQGWEGMVCKTRWGKYSEGKDHQDWFKRKTILHFDVDIVGVIWKSGRISSLVMRRGEQYFGRISSGLNERVKTRLRQLRAHSQQEDYFCELPEGLRNADVRWLDIPLEARVSGRETTAQGLLRHPRLIDLGGIPL, via the coding sequence ATGTCACCCATACTTACAGATGAGCATCCTTACGGTGAAGAGTGGGTCTACCAGTTGAAATGGGACGGCTTCCGGATAATCGCTTGGGTTCACGAAGGTACAGTTGAGCTGTATTCCAAGAAAATGCTGCTGAGGAACAACAGCTACCCGGATCTGGTTCAGGCCCTCTCCCAGTATTCAGGGACCTTCCTGCTGGATGGGGAGGCCGTTATTCTTGATGGGGCTACCGGCCAGCCCAACTTTCAGCTTATGCAGCAGCGGGACAAGCTAACGGATGCTTCCCTGATTAGTAGAGCAGCAACCCGGAACCCGGTGCAGTACATCATGTTCGATCTCCTGCGCCTTGGAGATCTGGACCTTCGCGGCCTGGCCTATGAGGAGAGAAGAGCGCAGCTGCAGAGGCTGACAGAAGCATGGGAACCGCCCCTGTATCTAGCTGATGAATTCGAGGATGGCGATGCCATTTGGAGCTGGGTAGTTCAGCAAGGCTGGGAAGGAATGGTGTGCAAGACACGCTGGGGCAAATACAGCGAAGGCAAGGATCACCAAGATTGGTTCAAGCGGAAGACGATCCTTCATTTCGATGTGGATATCGTAGGCGTAATCTGGAAGAGTGGGCGAATCTCCAGTCTGGTGATGCGTAGAGGAGAGCAATATTTCGGGCGGATCTCCTCAGGACTGAACGAGCGGGTGAAGACGAGGCTGAGACAGCTCCGTGCCCATTCGCAGCAGGAAGATTATTTCTGTGAGCTTCCGGAAGGGCTGAGAAATGCCGATGTCAGGTGGCTTGATATTCCGCTGGAAGCCAGAGTAAGCGGCAGGGAGACCACCGCTCAGGGACTTCTTCGGCATCCAAGGTTAATAGATTTAGGGGGAATTCCTTTATGA
- a CDS encoding Ku protein, translating to MQTVWKGAVSFGLVNVPVKMFTATHDNDIPMKMLHKEFNVPIQYHRTCPKCEENVGWNEIVKGYEYEPGHFVTFEKKELEKLASETSREIRILDFVDLSEIDPIYFQKTYYLAPEESGEHAYNLLVEALLDTKKIGIANVSIRSKSSLAAVRIVDGVLSMSTMYYAEEIRPKEQIPNLPKQTKVDERELEMARMLIDQLAAPFEPGKYEDEYRERLMDAIEDKVEGKEVKVAPEEKKTNVIDLMDALKASLKMSKEAVGAKEGGNGEESENTPVSKPTAKRSAKTGSKPASKSKSKATARSTSSRSAAKSPSAGKTTAKPRRRKTGS from the coding sequence ATGCAAACGGTATGGAAAGGTGCAGTCAGCTTCGGTCTCGTCAATGTCCCGGTCAAAATGTTCACCGCGACTCATGACAACGATATTCCAATGAAAATGCTGCATAAGGAATTTAATGTTCCTATCCAGTATCACCGCACATGCCCAAAATGTGAAGAGAATGTGGGCTGGAACGAAATCGTCAAGGGTTACGAATATGAACCGGGACATTTTGTGACTTTTGAGAAAAAAGAGCTGGAGAAGCTTGCTTCGGAGACATCACGTGAAATCCGGATTCTCGACTTTGTTGACCTCTCCGAGATCGACCCGATTTATTTCCAGAAGACGTATTATCTAGCTCCGGAGGAGAGCGGCGAGCACGCATATAATCTGCTGGTGGAGGCGCTTCTCGATACAAAGAAAATCGGTATCGCGAATGTCAGCATCCGTTCCAAGAGCAGTCTGGCTGCCGTGCGGATTGTGGACGGGGTCCTCTCCATGTCAACGATGTATTATGCTGAAGAAATTCGTCCGAAGGAACAGATTCCTAACCTGCCGAAGCAGACGAAGGTAGATGAACGGGAGCTGGAAATGGCCCGAATGCTGATTGACCAGCTCGCCGCACCATTCGAACCGGGCAAGTACGAAGATGAATATCGGGAGCGCTTAATGGATGCGATCGAGGATAAGGTGGAAGGCAAAGAAGTGAAAGTTGCTCCAGAAGAGAAGAAGACGAATGTCATCGATCTGATGGATGCACTGAAAGCGAGTCTCAAGATGAGCAAGGAAGCAGTAGGAGCCAAGGAAGGGGGGAACGGGGAAGAATCAGAGAACACACCTGTAAGCAAGCCGACAGCAAAGCGTTCAGCCAAAACAGGTTCCAAGCCCGCTTCAAAATCCAAGAGCAAAGCAACAGCTCGCAGCACATCTTCAAGATCTGCCGCCAAATCACCATCCGCTGGCAAGACAACAGCCAAGCCACGGCGAAGAAAGACGGGCTCATAA
- a CDS encoding rhodanese-related sulfurtransferase translates to MSSPYQILLFYKFVNIEDPEAFTAEHLQYCKDLGIKGRILIAKEGINGTLSGTVEQTEKYMADLRANPLFEDIVFKIDESEGHAFKKLFVRHRQELVTFRVDDRELDPNKISGKRLSPKEWHDTLERDDVIVIDGRTDYEYDIGHFRGAIRPEVESFREFPEWIKENLSEYKDKTILTYCTGGIRCEKLSGYLLTEGFKDVAQLEGGIVTYSKDPEVQGRLFDGKCYVFDERISIPINHTDEDIVVGECYHCGTANDHYVNCPVCNLQHISCPECEEKHEHYCSDACREKAEMVV, encoded by the coding sequence TTGTCCAGTCCATACCAGATTCTATTATTTTATAAATTTGTTAATATAGAGGATCCGGAAGCTTTTACTGCTGAACACCTTCAATATTGTAAGGACTTAGGTATAAAAGGCCGTATCCTGATCGCCAAAGAAGGCATCAACGGTACTTTATCCGGCACTGTGGAACAGACCGAGAAATACATGGCTGATCTGCGCGCTAATCCTTTGTTCGAGGATATTGTGTTCAAGATTGATGAATCTGAAGGACACGCCTTCAAAAAGCTGTTTGTACGCCATCGGCAGGAGCTCGTTACCTTCCGGGTTGACGACAGAGAGCTTGATCCGAACAAGATCAGTGGTAAAAGACTGTCGCCCAAGGAATGGCACGATACGCTGGAGCGTGATGATGTCATTGTGATCGACGGCAGAACCGATTATGAGTATGATATCGGCCATTTCAGAGGCGCGATCCGGCCTGAAGTGGAGTCATTCCGCGAATTCCCGGAATGGATCAAGGAGAATTTGAGCGAGTACAAAGACAAGACCATCCTGACCTACTGTACAGGTGGTATCCGCTGCGAGAAGCTGTCTGGCTATTTGCTTACAGAGGGCTTCAAGGACGTCGCCCAGTTGGAAGGCGGTATTGTGACTTACAGCAAGGATCCTGAAGTACAAGGCCGGCTGTTCGACGGCAAGTGTTACGTGTTCGATGAGCGGATCTCCATCCCCATTAACCATACCGATGAAGATATCGTGGTCGGAGAATGCTATCACTGCGGAACAGCCAACGATCATTATGTGAACTGCCCTGTCTGCAACCTCCAGCATATCAGCTGCCCTGAGTGTGAAGAGAAGCATGAGCATTACTGCTCCGATGCGTGCAGAGAGAAAGCAGAAATGGTTGTATAA
- a CDS encoding DUF1697 domain-containing protein: MIYIALLRGINVGGNNKIKMADLRTALENRGLKRVKTYIQSGNVLFESEKDEASLAIEIEDEIYTTFGIRLKVMLRTSQELEDLIVHSPFAHRELSDGESLYVSLLGEPLSEEGLQKLEQCEKANDEFAVVGREVYFLFRRSILDSKLGDALVKTKIPSTSRNWNTINKLHALAVEMKQQV; encoded by the coding sequence ATGATCTACATAGCTTTATTGCGGGGGATTAACGTGGGGGGTAACAACAAGATCAAGATGGCTGATCTGAGAACAGCCCTTGAGAACAGAGGTCTGAAGCGGGTCAAGACATATATTCAAAGCGGGAATGTTCTGTTTGAGTCAGAGAAAGATGAAGCTTCGCTTGCAATAGAGATCGAAGATGAGATCTATACCACTTTCGGGATTAGACTCAAAGTCATGCTGCGGACTTCGCAGGAACTGGAGGATCTAATCGTTCATTCGCCGTTCGCACATCGTGAACTAAGTGATGGAGAAAGTCTATATGTATCCCTGCTCGGAGAGCCGTTGTCTGAAGAGGGACTACAGAAGCTTGAACAATGTGAGAAGGCTAATGATGAGTTCGCGGTGGTGGGTAGAGAGGTGTACTTCCTCTTCCGCCGCAGTATCCTGGATTCCAAGCTAGGAGATGCACTTGTGAAAACCAAGATTCCGTCCACCTCCCGTAACTGGAATACCATTAACAAACTGCATGCGCTGGCCGTTGAAATGAAGCAGCAGGTCTGA